The Sphingopyxis sp. YR583 DNA segment GCTTACGTCGGGCGCGCGCGGTTCGCCGCCGATGAAGCGCGTGACGCGTTCGTCGGCCCACATGGCGACATGCACGTCCTTGTCGGACAGGCGGCCCGGACGCAGGCGCAGACGGTCGGTTTCGATGACGGGGGGCGATGTGAACATCGTCCCGATGTGCCGAACCGGCGCGGGCCGGTCAATCCGGGTTCAGATAATGGTCGAACAGGTCGTGCAGCACCGCCTTGCCATCGACCTGTTGCTTGGCGCGCATCACGCCGAGCGTATCGACGCGCGTCAGCACGTCCACATGGCGCAGCACGGCATGATATTGCGGGCGGTCGTTGAAATCGTGGAACAGGAAGATGCAGTCGGGCTTGCAGTGGATGATCGCCTGCAACAGGCAGGCAACGCGAAAACGCCCGTCGATCAGCACCGCGTCGGGGCTTCCCTCCATGACGCGCCAGATATGCGTGTGATAGCGCGGCCAGTCGCGCAAGCGGCTTTCATCGACCGGATAGCCCCATTCGCCCACGGGGCCGATGTCGATATGAACGGGGGTGAATTCGACCGCCTCACGCGACACCTCGGCATGCACGCGGGTCAGCCAGGCCGGATCGCTGTCGACACTGACGATGCGCCGGACCTGCCGCGCCGCCACCACGGTACTGCCGCCGCACCCGAACTCGAGCAACGAAGACAGCCCCGCGAGCTGCAGTTCGAACTGCGTGACCTCGGCAGCGGTCATATGTGGTTGCATGGTCCCCTCCACCGTTGAAGGGATATGGGACGCGGACCGCGGCGTCCAGTCTGACAGTCATGGCAAAAGCGAAGTCTGTTTTGGGGTGGGAAGCAGACATGATTCACCCCGTTTTAAAGGCTCATTTTCTTTTGAGGTCGCCGATGCCCGACGGCAAAGTGCTGGTGAATGGATTGCTCGGATCGGTCCTATAGCGTTCAAGATCGTCGAGCCAATTGATGCGTTTTTCGATTTCATCGGTTACGGGCGCATCGGTCCTTTGGATCGTGACTTCCTTCAAAGCCACGCCATCTCCGAACGCCGATGCAAGGTCATTTGCATCAAGGCGCGTAAGGCTCATGGGGTCTCGTAGATCTTTAAATGTGACGAGTGCTGGAAGAGGGTTATCTAGTTTGGGTCGCCGAGTGACAGGCTTTACTGGCCAAAGCTTTATGATGGCATCGGTGGAATTGGGGGCCAGTTCGTCGAAAAGAAATGAAACATCCCGTCCTCCAAATTCATATTGTCCGTCCGCACCACTAACTAACGCAAAGAGTATTTTGTCCGGAGAGATCTCAACGACAACGGCCTCGCCGCGGACGCCAAAGCCAGTTCTATGTTCCCCAAGCATCGGTATTGGCGGCGGCGTGCGGATGCTAATTTCTCGCACGGCGTAACCGGTCTTCACGCCATCCGGCGTGTTCACCTCGACCGTCATCTTGTAACGATAGCGCTCCTCGCCAAGCAGTCCGTAACCGTATCCGGCAAGCACGAGTAAGGTGCCAGCAACCAGCAATCCCACCATCATTAAACAACCGCGCACGATATATCCCCTTTGTTTTCATCGATACGGTGGGAGACGCTTAAAATAGCCTAACGAGTTGAGTGGCTCACTTTTGTCCTGCAGCGTTGACGCCCCCGACAAGCTCACCAATTAGCGATCTCGTTGAGCCCGCTTCTGGCGGCGGCGCGAGGCTCGACAAATGTCCACTTTCGGTCGTGAGTGATCATTGCACGCCGTTGGCGAGTGATCGACCGAAATGGGGTGGGGAGCTGCCATCCCCACCTTCGTAATCCCGGGCTTGACCCGGGACCCGCCTTCCTCCCGCATGACGTCGAAAAGACAAGGCCGGCCCCGGGTCAAGCCCGGGGTGACGGGGAAGGTAACAGGCCGCTTCCGATCGTTAGCCGCCACCCACCTCAATCCCCCGTCCCCGACCGACGCCCCCACATGGCGTGGCCGCCGCCTAAATGATATGGCAGCGCGATGTTAACGCCGCTCTGGCCGCAGCGCCTGCTCGCCCTTCCCTTTCTGATCCTCGGCGGCTGGTGTCTCTTCGCACCGCATATGGTCGAACGGCTTTCGATCGCCCCCGACTATCGGCACCTCAGCACGACGAGCGCGCTGCTGATCGGCTGTTTCGGCGCACAGGCAGTGCTCGGCGGACTGTTCATCGCGTTCAGCCGCTGGACGCGCGGCACCTTCGCGATTTACGCCGCCGCGTTGCTGCCCTTCTTCTGGTTCAACTATTATTTCGTCTTCGTCGTGCCGGTGATGACGCGCTGGATGGCGCTCGACCTTGTCTCGAACCTCGTCATGCTCGGACTGTGCCTGTGGGGCTATCGCGTCGCCCCGCGAACGCTCGTGCCGGCCGGAAACTAAGGCCCCCGCAAAGGCGCAATCCCGGGAGGGGAGAGAGAGACCGTCCCGGATCGCGCCTTCGCGGGGGTTCAGGCTGCCGCCGCAGCCAGCTCGGGTTTCGACGAATGTGCCGGCATGATCGCGTCGGCATAATCGCTTTCATATTTTCCGATCAGCGCCCGGTCGTCATGGTTCCACGGGTGAAAGCCCGGCATGAAATAAGAAAGCCAAGGGAAGAAGCTCTTGCGCAGCACGCCGGGCGTGCCGAGCAGATACCACCAGATACGCGCCGTAACGCGCCAGCCGGTCAGGCCGTCCTGCTTGAGCAGCGCCTTCATCCCCTTCACCCGCTTCGGCCAGAAACGCGTGGTGACCAGGATCATCATCAGAGACTTGGCGCGCCAGCGCCGGAAGCGGCTCCAGTCCTTCGTCGCGTGGAGCCAGGTGTCATAAGCGACGCCCTTATGCTCGATTTCCTCGATCGCATGCCATTTCCACAGGGCGGCCCATTCGGGTTCGGCCCCGGCGTACATGCTGTCCTCGCGCAGCATCACCGCCGCCATCATCGCGGTGTAATGCTCGAGCGCGATCGTCGCCATCAGGTTGACGATCTGCGGCCGCGTCTTGATGAGGTCGAGAACCTGGTTCACATCGGCTTCGAGCTCGCTGAGGTCGTACCCCGCCTCCGCAGCCTTCTTGTTGAACACCACATGCTCGCGGCTGTGGATCACTTCCTGCTGCGTGAAGGCGCGGATTTCGCGCGCCAGCTTGTCGGGAACGCCCTCGCGATGCGCCTTCACCGCCTCGATGAACATCGCCTCGCCGCGCGGGAAAGTCACCGACAGCGCGGTATGAAAAGCCGAGGCGATCGGATCGCCATTGAGCCACCAG contains these protein-coding regions:
- a CDS encoding metal-dependent hydrolase, with amino-acid sequence MSSLSRLPTPADLSITPRDMRFGRDDRQGRWWLNGDPIASAFHTALSVTFPRGEAMFIEAVKAHREGVPDKLAREIRAFTQQEVIHSREHVVFNKKAAEAGYDLSELEADVNQVLDLIKTRPQIVNLMATIALEHYTAMMAAVMLREDSMYAGAEPEWAALWKWHAIEEIEHKGVAYDTWLHATKDWSRFRRWRAKSLMMILVTTRFWPKRVKGMKALLKQDGLTGWRVTARIWWYLLGTPGVLRKSFFPWLSYFMPGFHPWNHDDRALIGKYESDYADAIMPAHSSKPELAAAAA